TAGttatttctccttttttaaaggtttttttttaaaagacatagattggattagaatgtgttttgctgccaaatttggtgtcaattcgtccagtgttttttgagttgttaatccaacaaacgaacaatacatttttattattatagatttgtATCCCCCGCCCCCtctcaaggagactcaaagctccACCTTAGGCATCTTAAGGCAGGGAAGAACCCCAAAGCCACCAAATCTGACATGGAAAGCACAGCCTTCTagagctggactacaactcccaccatcccttcAAGCTAAGGAACGCAGCCCAAACTAATGGATTCCCGCAAAGAAAGACACACCAAGGCACTCCTTCTCCAATACAACTCTTTTTATACACATTTTATATATAGCGAGAGATATATAAAAAAGTTTCTAAAAAATACTAAAACATCTCACCCAAACCATCCAGACCGAGGACAAGAGgtgctccttcctctcttcctcctcggcAACCCAAACTGGAGACCTGCCTTGCTTGTGGGACGTTGGCGTATTAAGAAGGTGGCGGTGTAATGTGTCAGATACAAGGAGGTGGTGGGGGGCGTAACAGCAGCCCCACGGAAGTCCATTCTGGGGCATCTCTgtatctggaagcaccctggtTTTGCTTGGCTAAAAGTCAGGCCCAATTGTTACAATATATACAGGGCATCCCAAAAAATGTAAACACCCTTTGAAAGCTGATAGGTCAATTGATGTTGCTTTTTAGCCCAGGTTAAACCTATTGGAATTACTAATGGAAGTCATACTAAGCTTTGAACAAAGGAAATTCATTTTGAAATGCTCCTGGAAAAAAACCCTCATCAATTGAGCTATTAGCCTTTAAAGTGTATATACAGTTTTTTGGGACGCCCTGTATATATTAACATATTACCTTGATCCCAAGATGTACTCTTTCCCATAGGCCCACATCTCAAAATGGGATTCATCTGAGAGTTGCAATTTCCCTGCGCTTTGCAAATGGCACATTTTGAACTGCTGTTGTACTCATATAATGCAACTTAACTgcgctgaactgcattatatggcagtgcagactcatataatgcaacttaactgtgttgaactgcattatgtggcagcgcagactcatataatgcaacttaactgcattgaactgcattagatggcagcgcagactcatataatgcaacttaactgcactgaactgcattatatgacagtgcagattcatataatgcaacgTAACTGCGTTGAACTGCATtagatggcagtgcagactcatataacgcAACTTAactgtgttgaactgcattatgacagtgcagactcatataatgcaacttaactgcattgaactgcattatatggcagtgaagactcataacACAACTTAACtgcgttgaactgcattatatggcagcagactcatataatacaacttaactgcactgaactgcattatatggcagtgtagacatataatgGAGCTGAACTGCactatagattcatataatgcaataGAACTACACTGAACTGcactgtatggcagtgtagacataatGCAGCGGAACTGCACTGAATGGTAGTGCGGTCTCATCTAATGCAAGTGAACTGCATTGTAAATTCATATAATGCAACTGAACTGcactgtatggcagtgtagatgtaatGCAGCGGAACTGCATTGAATTGTAGTGCAGCCTCATATAATGCCAGTGAACTGcattgtagattcatataatccaattgaaCTGCACtgtatggcagtgtacactcatataatgcaactcaactgcattgtatggcagtgtagactcataatgcagcTAAActacattgtatggcagtgtactcATAGTGCAACTCAACTACATTGTATGACAGTGCAGTCCCAAATAATGCATTTGAAATGCactacagactcatataatgcaactcaactgcattgtatggcagtccagcctcatataatgcatttgaactgcactgaatggcagtgtaaactcatatcaGGCAGCTGAACTGCACTGTAGACTCAAtgcatttgaactgcattatgtggcagtgtagactattaATGCAAGTGAACTGcactgtagattcatataatgcaattgaacCACACTGTATGGCAGTGTCGACTCTTATCATGCAgctgaactgcattgtatggcagtatagattcatattatgcagttcaatgtagctaAACCACATTATAATGCCGTGCAGGTGGGGCCTCCGAAtcgaagaaatacagtatatatgtgtgtgtgtgtgtattgggagGCCCCTTTGTTTGTTGACGTTCTGCTGGCTGACTCTGAGAAAGGGGCCAAAGTGGGGTCTGGCAGTGAGAGGCAACCCTTCCCCTTGACGGGCCTCCCTTCTGCACCCTGTATCCCATGGGGAGGATTGGAAAGGGGAGAGTCTCCCTTTGGCACTGACACACTGGGCCCTGCAAGGAAGGGGGGCAGAGCAGAAGGCTGCCATGATTCAGGAAGGACTTGCCATTATCGTGATGGAGGAAGAGGCAACGGCTTGGATCCTGCACTTTTGTGGTGCCGAAACCATACCCCTCTCACTTTGGAGAGCACGGATCTGCATCCCGTGGCACCATGTTTACTCATTCGGAGCCAGCGATGGACAACAGGGTCCAGTGGCCTCGAAAGGCGGACAACTGTTGGCAAAACCCTTTTGATACAAAATTATaacagggtgggagggaggggcaaAGGTGCTTCTCTCTTCCCCCATTGGGGGAAACTCTAGAAAGGCAGCCCCATGGGGGGTGTCCCTCCGTCCATATGTCcatcttatccccccccccctttccctgctCAGATCATGGCGATGCTCTCGGGGTTGCAGTTGAGGTGCGTGGAAGTGCTGCTGCTGCCGGGGGATTTGCACCCGCGGCCATGGGCCTGCTGCAGGGCAGCCACCAGGGTCTCGGTGGAAACGGAGCCAAACTCGTAGGTGAAGGTGCCGTAGAAGACCAGGATGTCGATGACAAAGACCCATTCGCAGATGGCCGCCAGGTGCTGTAAGACGAAGCTCTCGTGGATGAAGAAGATGCCGCCTGAAAAGATGGGGAGGGGGCCCGGGTCAAGGAAAAGAACCCTTAACAAAAACACCAAGAGCCTTCTCTTGTGCACGAAGACCCTgttggaaatattaaaaattaactagatatttttaattacaaaaatgtcagTCAAtgactgaaagggttaaatggaggcagaggcggccctaagtaattttcaatggtaagcaaacagtattttgccccccccccccccccaaccaatcactgatatatattttctgttcgtcgtgggagttctgtgtgccatatttggttcaattccatcattggtggagttcagaatgctctttgattgtaggtgaactatacatcccagtaactacaacttgcatatgtcaaggtctattttcccccaagagcgcctcaagagcgcccctgggcaaagtcaactatactacaaatgcttactttgcgtaatgggttgagccacccctgaatggaggcgtgcctgtagcttagtagccttcAGTCTGTGAgtggtctctgtgggagaaagcctcagtgttagttcacctcagtgtgagaaaggcctcagtgtgagaaaggtctcagtgtgagaagctacagtgagagaagctccaggttgaaggccatcatgtgtgaagctccaatATGACGgatgctgtgtgtaaaaagctgctgtgtgtaaaaagctactgtgtgaagttcctgtgtaactttggtgtgaaaggaggctctgtgagagtgaagctgtttatctgcatgagaaagaagcccagcatgcggaaagtacttcttttgttgagaggtgattcgatgtcccagattgtttcccctctgttgttttgctgttgtaattttagtgttttttaatattggtagtcagattttgttcattttcatggtttcctcctttctgctgaaattgtccacatgcttgtggatttcaatggcttctctgtgtagtctgacatggtggttgttagagtggtccagcatttctgtgttctcaaataatatgctatgtccaggttagttcatcaggtgctctgctatggctgacttctctgacatctaatcacctctcaacaaaatattgccccaggcactgccaggccatcaaatgctaatcaaggtggtcagttgatacattcacacctagctccagcagagaagagttctttgtcctaccctggtcattccacagatatataaacccacttacctagttccgacagacctcactacctctgaggatgcttgccatagatgcaggcgaaatgtcaggagagaatgcctctagaccatggccgataaaacctacaacaacccactacttCCTCAGTGTCTCAGATGGACactgaagcgacagctcccctagtggccagaaaattggaatattaaatagcctttgactgtctgtctatatgtgttgtgtgtctatggcattgaatgtttgccatgcatgtgtacattgtaatccgccctaagtcccctgcgggatgagaagggtggaatataaatactgtaaataaataaaataaatttcagcaaggctttcatggcctcttCTCGCAATCGTCTCCTCTCTTAAGCTAAATCTACCCAACTGTTCCTCAAAGGGGTTTGTTTTCAAACCTTGGACCCTTTTGGCAGCCCTTCTCTGGAACCCTTCCAACTTGTCCCACACCTTCCTGCATTAAAACTCTTAGACCCCTTTCAGGCAAGGTTTCTCCCATTCTACTATCAATGCaatctagaatcacattggccttttgagATGATGTATGAAGAAGGATACTGAGGACAAGGGAGATTAAGGCCACGGTGGTGAGGAAGACACGGAGGTGTGCCATCCAGAAGTCCAGGGCGGAGGCGGCGGTGTGGTAGGAGAGGACGCACTGGAGGCAGACAAAGAGCAGCCCGGCCGGGAAGGCAACCCCGGCCCCAATGTAGTGAAGAGATTTGGCATAGTCCACCTGGAAGATCAAGCAGAGAGTCATCAttggaaggaacccccaaagaccatctagtccagtgtttcccaaccttcctaatacagcaACTCCTTAatctagttcctcatgttgtggtgacccccaaccataacattagttttgttgctactccataactatactttgcaataataataataataataatcatcatcatcatctatataaataaaaatgtaatgttcgtttgtgggattaacagaactcaaaaaccactggacgaattaacaccaaatttggacacaagacacctaacaacccaatgtatgtccttcactcaaaaaaattgattttgtcatttgggatttgtagtttctgggatttatagttcacctacaatcaaagagcattctgaaccccaccaatctatatatataaatttgttaggggcatccaacgaggaaacaaaactcaaaaaccccccaacgaaactgtaccaaaattgccatgcccataacacaacccacaaggtacaaacatatctactcaaaatgaaaaacaacacaacaacacactcacaaaacggcaaaacaacaaaactcaaaaaaccccaacgaaacttaaccaaaattgccatgcccataacacaacccacaaggtacaaacatatctactcaaaatgaaaaacaacacaacaacacactcacaaaacggcaaaacaactgagcatgcgcattggtgcccagccgcaagttccctggcgcgcgcacacagttccctctgcggaagccatgcccactccaagcccctctgcgccgcttcccgcacacacacacccccgccgcacgcacacacacaaccccacgctccatcactccccctgctgcacacacacacgcaaccccacgctccatcactccccccaccgccacacacacacgcgcaaccccactcccccccgctgccgcacacacacacgcaaccccacgctccatcactccccccactgccgcacacacacacacaacctcacgctccatcactcgcctgccccaatcttacctccttttacttcacgccacctccaaaccccaccgcaccccttcccaccctgtcaaaatccaggaaagacaggaaggaaggaaagaaggaagaaagagaaagggagataaagaaaagggggaaggaaggaaagttagagaaagaaggaagaagaaaaggaaagatggaaggaaagaaaagagagacagtagaagagaaagaaaaagggggaaggaaggaaagaggtagagaaggaagaaatgagagacagagggagggaaagaaaaagggggaaggaaggaaggagagaaggaaagaaaaaagggaatgaaggaaggaaagagggagtgaaggaagggggaagatgtagagaaagagggagggaaggaaagaaggaaagagagaaggaaggaaagaggccagaagagaaagaaaaagggggaaggaaggaaatagagaaggaagaggagaaggaaagatgggatggaaggaaggaaggagggaaagaaggagagaaagagggaagattggccacagcaacatgtggcgggtaaaggttgttatttctattattattattattattattattattattattattattattattattattatgctattgttcctatgagaccctggaggaatgggagaggtgtcaggtcccagaggcaatgcattgcattattgttattgttatgatggtggtgaaataaaaggaaataaaaagcgaaagaaggaagcaaacagggagggaagaaaggcaaaggaagaaagggggagggaatgaaggaaagagagaaggatgaaaccaagtagtgaaagaaggaaagaaagaaagaggtagagaaggaagaaaggagagaaagggggaggaaaagggggaaggaataggtaggtacctctctttcataatagtccagatatctacctcaactttgataagttttactataggccacagcaacgcgtggcagggcacagctagtgataaataaaaatgtaatgttagtttgtgggattaacagaactcaaaaaccacttgactaattgacaccaaatttggacacaagacacctaacaacccaatgtatgtccttcactcaaaaaattgattttgtcatttgggatttgtagttaatgggatttatagttcacctacaatcaaagatcattctgaaccccaccaacgatggaattgaaccaatcttgggacacagaactcccatgaccaacagaaaatactagaagggtttggtgggcactgatcttgagtttgggagttgtagttcacctacatccagagagcactttggacttaaacaatgatggatctggaccaaacttggcacgaatattccatatgtccaaatatgaacacaggtggagtttggggaagatagaccttgacacttgggagttgcagttaatgggatttatagttcacctacaatcaaagagcgttctgagccccaccaacgacagaattggggcaaatttccaacacagaacccccatgacagcagaaaatacttcaggtcatccagtccaactcccttcaccagagcaagaaaacataatcaaagccctcctgagccatccagccatagatatagatggatatgattcacacacacacagatatagatttgaaagggacccctgaaggacaattatacgttgcatgttccagagtgggcaaactagacactcttccacatcaacactgacaaagaaacagcaagaaacactttttacccacaagcagaaagacataacatatattagaaaccaacactttctcattactttattttccagatcaccagactgggccacagcaatgcgtggcaggggatgattagtgataaataaaaaataaatcccacCTGGAAGTTGCCCACCATGACCAGGCCGGCAGCGTTGGTGCAGCCTGTGATGAGGGCTGTAGTGTTCACCCAGGAGCTGTGGCTCTGCTCAACCAGCTGTCCATAGCGCAGGAAGCAGATCATGACCActgcagaagaggaggagagtgGCACAGAGGAGACGGAGGGCAGagggtcaggaggaggaggagagaaaggacagCCAGCTCCAGAAAGGTGTATTATCAGCCTTTCCATTCCGTCCAGAATGGCTCTACCTCTGAGCCATCGTCCAGGTTCTCCCCATCCTCCAACGTTTTTCTATACAGGCTGCccctgacttacaaacatctcatagttacaaacagggctgagatcacaggaagtgagagaaattcctccctccccctcggAAGGAAGAGAAATACACCCCTGGAAGAATTACTACCAGGGAAAGGGTGTTTTATCTCCAATACTTGTTTCCACCTCAAGAAACATTTTCCAAAACCCAATGATcctaggaacagaaagtgagatcttcttggttgctgtgagttttccaggccatgtTCCACATCatcctctcctgatatttcacccacatctatagcaggcatccccagaggttgtgaggtctgttggaaactaggcaagtggggtttatatatctgtggaataatgtccagggagggagaaagaactcttgtctgctggaggcaaatgtgaatgttgcaaatggccaccttgattagcactgaatagccttgcagcttcaaggatatgccatcagctggagacccctctccccagcacccaactgtcactctgggccagagtgaagagagagggggccaggggacagttccaccttgactcctgtgctattctaataataataataataataataataataataataatccctcagttcttgtgggtttttttcgggctatatggccatgttctagaggcatttctcctgacgtttcgcctgcatctatggcaagcatcctcagaggtcatcgacctctgaggatgcttgccatagatgcaggcgaaacgtcaggagaaatgcctctagaacatggccatatagcccgaaaaaacccacaagaactgagtgattccggccatgaaagccttcgacaatacaataataataataataataattatatatatatatatatacatataattatattgtatatacatataatatttataatattataatgtaatgcaatataataataataataataataataatatgatattataattatagatttatattattattattttattttattatttctcgcacttctaccccgcccttctcaaccctcgaggggaactcagggcggcttacaaaaaggcacaattcgatgccggcacaacaacaaggtaaaaaataaaacatataaacagtaattaaaacaattacatgtaatattactaataatattacgatatagtggtatggtgcactATAGcagtgtttaatgctgatattgtactatgctaataatatattgtatgtaatatatatcttgtaagctgctctgagtccccttcagggtgagaagggcgacatataaatgccgtaaataaataaataaatgaataaataaggcttggctgcttcatgcctgggtgaatcctttgttgggaggtgattagctggccctgatggtttcttgtctggaatccccctgtttttgagtgtttccaacagccctcacaaactctgaggatgcctgccatagatgtgggcaaaacatccggagagaatgctgcgggaacatggccataacgcccggaaaactaacagcaacccataTTAATCTTCCTTCAACTTTTGATCGGCAGACGTGACATGCACATTGGTGGGAGGATGTCCCTTCCCCACAATGAAGTTTCCTGCCCTCCCCTTGAAGGCCAGGGAAATAaacacactgaagaattaatggcTCCCTTGGGTCTTAGCCGGATGACGCCTGAGGAAGGGCAAGCTTGAAACCGGTTTAGCCGGATCCAGAACGGgattgggaaggaggaaggtcaCAGGGGACGATGCTTTGGGGTGGCAGGGAGGCACGACTTACCCATGAATGCTCCAATATTCCCAATAAGGCTGAAAAGGCAGCTTTCAGGAGGGTAGGTGCCACATTTGCtgcaagagaaagggagagaagtccTGGTAAACAAGCAAGCAAAGTCCAATGGCTGACACTCAGGCTTGAGCGGAGCTAAAAGGGGCCCCCTAATGTGGATCCAGAccccagcaataataataataataattattattattataattattattattattagactagcCGTCCAGTGTCATGTGTGGCTGTGGccgtctgtgtatttgtgttttgtttgtgtatatatgtctgtatgtaaatatatattcgtgtatatgtgtatatatgtgtgtttgtgtatatatgtagtgttgtgatagagtctgctggtAATGATAGGGTAATTACCTGTATTGGCTGGTGTCTGACCTTGacatgtagttttgtgcatgcgtcTGACCTTGACATGtagttttggctttttaagtctcttctgctgtgttttcagtgtttttctgagtgatggtcattaccagctaacagatggtaattttgtcagcgccgattgtttttaagtgcaggctaaggtcttgaagcactgcacccagtgtgccgatcaccactggaactgCTCTTACTggcttgttcttgttgttattactattattattatgtgatacacaacaagattattagacagcaaaaaaaaaaaaaaagatcactatgctggcttctgTATTGGATCcgacgtcggatacttcccaaatATCTACAACTAGTGACActtatcggcgaataatgcatgcagatccgagtagggtggccttttgcagctgacagatggtaattttgtcagcactgattgtttttaagtgcaggccaaggtcttgaggcactgcacccagtgtgctgatcaccactgggtccGTCCTTACTagcttgcttttgttgttgttattactattattattatgtgatgcacaaaaagattagtacacagcaaaaaagatCAATATGCTGGCTTTGGTATTGGATCTGacgtcagatacttcccaagtaaATACAACTACGTGACTcttattggtgaataatgcacgcagagggtggccttttgcagctgacaggtggtaattttgtcagcgctgattgtttttaagtgcaggccaaggtcttgaggcactgcacccagtgtgctcatcaccactgggaccaccttgcctGGCGTGTGccactttgcagttcgatctttaaatcctcatatcacgtaaatgtttaaattattattattattattattattattattattattattattaacattgcaGATGCAATGGTCCTTCACCTGATCAAAGGGACGTCTTCCAGGGTGCAGCAGGTTTTGGGGTAGCCATGTTTGGCAGGGTCACCGGCACAGGACTCATTGTAGGACCTGCAACGAATGCAAGATATCAGTAGGGAGCGGGACAGGAGAAATGCCCAGGCTTGGCCCAGAAGGACTCTGTTCTGCACAAAGGAGTCGCTTACCAGTTCTCAACGGGGCAGACGTGGTGGTTCATCACCGCCATGGCATACCTGCAAATGGAACACAAAGAGACAGCGAGTGGCACATTAGGTAAACAGCAAGGAAGGAATCCCCAAATGCTATCTGATTCTGTGTGGCTCCAAAGATGACGCACACCGCCTTGTGTGTTCTGCACAAACCCAAAACAAACCAACTACTCCTGATATCTTTGAACACCACAAAATGGGACAATATCTGCTAGGAATGTCACTTTGCAGAACCATTGATAGGGTGTCCACATGCATTAGCAGAACCATGATATCCCAAATTTAGGGACaatacagtattatttatttatttaaaatatttatatcctgccctcaaAACTAGCCTCCTCTATGTTCCCCTCTGATATTTAGAGatgggttgtcgaaggctttcatggccggaaacactgggttgctgtgagttttctgagttttatggacatgttccagaagcattctctcctgacattttgcctacatctatggcaggcatcctcagaggttgaagagtctgttggaaactcagcaagtaggatttatatatctgtgggataatgtccaggatgggagaaagaactcttgtctgcttgaggcaagggtgaaggttgtaattggccaccttgattagcatttaatggccttgcaacttcaatgccgagctgggggaatcctttgctgggaggtgattagatggtCCTGATTgatccctgtctggaattcccctattttttgagtgttgctctttatttactgtcctgattttagcaattttttaaaatactggtggccAAATTTTGTATAGGTTcatgcttcctcctttctgttgaaatggtcgacctgcttgtggatttcaatggtccttccttcctcgtttcctttccttcttctctcctttctttttccttttttcctttagttcatccttccttccatccatccttctcttcctccctttcttttttttcttcctttcctttcttccatacttcccttccaccttttccttccttccttcattccttcctgtctttccttccttctctttcctacaTCCGCtccttctttctccatccctctatTCCCTTACatccttgcatccttccttccttctcttcttcccttcctccttcccctgcttccttccttccctcccttttgtctttccttcctatttaccccctctttctccttccatccttttgtccttccttcctcctttcctccctcactccttccttccttccgtctttcctttattcatccttccctttcttccttctttctctttttccttcctccttccttgccttccaccctattatccttccttccttccttccgttttgtcatttcctttctccctttttctccttccttcctttccatcctttctttttgccttgcctttctcctccccttccttccttcaatccttcccttccacccttttctttccttcctttcctctttctctttccattcttcccttccttcctcctttcctccctttctccttctttctccttctgtctttccttccttcccttttttttatccttcccttccttccatccttctcttctttggaagctttttttaaaaagcttctttggaagcttttaaacagaggctggatggccatctgtcgggggtgatttgaatgcaatattcctgcttcttggcagggggttggactggatggcccatgaggtctcttccaactctttgattctatgattcttccaccCTATTATCCTTCcaccccttttgtctttcctttcctccccccttccttctctccctctttctccttccatccttcccttcctccattctctccttccttcgttcctccaCTTAGCAGGGAGTGTTGGCATGCAGgtctccaagttagaaagtttgcccagacctggtCTACATCAATGCTCCAGCCCCCTGCTACTTCCATGCCCACacctcccttctcccctccct
This portion of the Anolis sagrei isolate rAnoSag1 chromosome 7, rAnoSag1.mat, whole genome shotgun sequence genome encodes:
- the TMEM150A gene encoding transmembrane protein 150A; amino-acid sequence: MTAWIVLPISLSAFSITGIWIVYAMAVMNHHVCPVENWSYNESCAGDPAKHGYPKTCCTLEDVPLISKCGTYPPESCLFSLIGNIGAFMVVMICFLRYGQLVEQSHSSWVNTTALITGCTNAAGLVMVGNFQVDYAKSLHYIGAGVAFPAGLLFVCLQCVLSYHTAASALDFWMAHLRVFLTTVALISLVLSGIFFIHESFVLQHLAAICEWVFVIDILVFYGTFTYEFGSVSTETLVAALQQAHGRGCKSPGSSSTSTHLNCNPESIAMI